Proteins from a genomic interval of Capsicum annuum cultivar UCD-10X-F1 chromosome 4, UCD10Xv1.1, whole genome shotgun sequence:
- the LOC107869363 gene encoding agamous-like MADS-box protein AGL29: protein MARKSCMMKESGDRKLQKQKSSEDIVFSKKRQALCKKAMDLSVLCGIEFAILIFSVTGEPFIFGKPDAELVVDHFLKAKQATECSSSCRATVEKICEHTRHPRMDQNKKVPIDDKGKGKAIEENSECSTWKSVDGTDSETLEKQLTQEIESFESDLIKEINELKLKISAKDTESALKVISSTTPSNWLSL from the coding sequence ATGGCAAGAAAAAGTTGTATGATGAAAGAAAGTGGTGATAGAAAGCTTCAAAAGCAGAAAAGTTCTGAGGATATTGTGTTTTCCAAGAAGCGGCAAGCCTTGTGCAAGAAAGCGATGGATCTCTCTGTTTTGTGCGGAATTGAATTCGCAATTCTTATTTTTTCAGTAACTGGTGAACCATTCATATTTGGTAAACCAGATGCTGAATTGGTCGTTGATCATTTCTTGAAGGCAAAACAAGCGACTGAGTGTTCCTCGAGTTGCAGGGCAACAGTTGAAAAAATCTGTGAGCACACAAGACATCCGAGAATGGACCAAAACAAAAAAGTGCCTATCGATGACAAAGGAAAAGGAAAGGCAATTGAAGAGAACTCTGAGTGCTCTACATGGAAAAGTGTGGATGGAACTGATTCAGAAACACTTGAGAAGCAGTTAACACAAGAGATCGAGAGTTTTGAAAGCGATTTgattaaagaaattaatgaattaaaattaaaaattagtgcAAAAGATACTGAATCTGCACTTAAAGTTATTTCTTCAACCACACCATCGAACTGGTTGAGtctttaa